The genomic region TCCCTGGCACTTTCCCAGACCCCATGCCTTGAAGGGCCTTATGCAACTCCCCCAGGCTTAAAGCACCTGAAAGCTCCGCATTTGCTCCCTCTGACACGTGAGTCAACCTGTCAAAAAAGGCACTCTTAGATCCCCATCCCGCTCCCAACTCACTCTTGTATAAATTCTCAAAAACCACAAGCTCTTCCTCACATATCTGCATGACTAAAAATTATTCCAGCCTCAGAACGCAAAgcatacagtaaataaaacatttttgtccatttttctTCTCAAGGCTAAAGAAATATTTAGATGGTGCATCCATCTGTTCAATACTTATTAAAATGCCAGCATACACTTTGGGGCGAGATGtaacaacttttaaaaataccCAGCTGATGTTTAAAACCATCAAACCTGTCCAATCTAtcaatatataaaacattatcaCGAGCGTGAGTCCATGTATACTGTCTATCATAATAATTTATCCAAATATCACTTAATTCTTGCATATTAATAATCTTAATTAGACACTCACGTGAAGGCATATGGAGCTCAATATGATTTCTATCATTCCAATTTTCTGTACAATTAAAATCTCTGCCTACAAATAAATATTCCTAGTACTGCAACTTTGTAATTAGAATCAAGTGTATCTAGAAACAACATTCTCTCCACAGCTGAAATTCGTGCATATACACAAATGATTTTTGAAAATTGCTCTTACATTTAAGAGTCTTcctttcacaatttcttcaactTGATAAGAAATTGGACTAAAACTCTTAGTGAAACTCTATCTGACCTCTTTCTTTTCAATGGCACCTTAAACACTGTTTGTTCCAACTCAGTTTCATTACCGTCAACTTCCCGAACATTTCCAACTGCATAGCCATTTTACCACTTGAATCACCTTTGTCTCCATCATTTTCAAGATCTTTTGCATGATTCATATATTTAATTGCTTACAATTACCATTATCCGTGATTTTGGCAGAATGAAATCCCACATTATCAGTCACCTGCACTGCCGCTGACTCTACCCAGCCGAGTTTGCATCAGGTTCATCAGTGGGCGGCTCAACAGAGTTGATTGTATTGTCCCCATTTGCATTAGATAAGCGAtcaattttctctttttttattgggACAAGCACGGACCAGGTGCCCCACTTTACCACAGCCGAAGCACTTGATTTTGTCAGTGGTTATAAAAACCACATAATCAAAATCCTCCACGTGAAAATCAAGCACCAGGACTAAATCCACGTCATCTTTCACAATCATATACTCTGTCCTTCTAAAGGACACAATGTGTTTCAATAATTGAGAGTCACAGTCACACCCAATTGGAATTTTTATGATTCATATCACATGATCCATAGAGACAATGCTTGCGATAGAATCTCGTCACTCATAAACGGGGGAACATTTGAAAGAGTAACTTTTTTTGACGGTAATTAGAGTGGAAGAACAGGAGTGACGGCACCATCAATTACAATTCCCATTTGAACTACCTCATTTGCCTTATCTACTGAAATAAGAAAGATTACTGTTGCACTATTCATTCTAGAAGCAGATAGGACATTCTCGTGCCCCACAACTTCACCCAAAGCCAAACAACAATCCTCCACACTTACCAAAGATGCCACCTTCACTCCATGACGTCGCGTGAGTGAACCCAAACCCCGTGCACTTGAGGATGTCATGCTTCACAAACACAGGAAACAGAACGGCCCAATCCACAAACCCCCCTAAAAGCTCCCCAACCTGCTAATTCTACTAAAAAGCAACTAATAATCCTAAACTTaacaaaaccaaaaataaaccAAATAGGAACCAAGATATAAAGTAAGAGTGGAAAACTCGCCTAAAGCACAAGAGTCACAACTCACGCTCACAATCACAACGCTCCATACACTCACTCCCAGCATCCACtccaacacagagagagagagaaatagaaagtttaacaacatctcaGTTTCTCTCTGATGTGAACAATTATGACTGCAGACATCATGAGCATCAGGGGTACAGAGAACAGCACTGTCTTCAGCAGACACAGAGACACACCAGCAGGGGTAGACATGGCTACACCTGCAAAACAGTTTCAAATACCTTATTCTGCAAAAGTCTGGAAAGATTTATTTTAACACAATCACTGAAGCACAAGTTCAGTTTAAATTAGCATAAAATGTCTTCATTTGACTAATAGTTGACACAAACTGTTTACAAAATTTCAATCCCCaaaatatgtgtgtgcatttgttagAATAGGACATGCATTTACTTTTATGAAGGGAACAGAGTTGTTCAGTATCTTTGTTTCACTCTTCCAGCTGACTGGGTTGCTATGGTTACAGATTATGGAGTACTCAGTAAAATGCAGGATGAGCGTGATGATGCGGGAGGATGCCATTTCCACACGAGAGCAGCTGTCAATTTGATAGGTAGAGCTGAGTGTGAGGTCTTGACCTCTACAGGTGACGATTACAGTACAAAAGTCAATGCTGGACCAGTTAGAGACAACAGTCAGGACAGGAGACTCCActgcatctgaaaaaaaaaaacaaaatataacgaAGATCAATAATGCAACATTATATAAAAATCAACagcaaattttcaaaaaaacacctAAACAGGGTCTCCACAAAATTTTAATTAagaatttccatgattttacaagtcattcatgattactggatgaggattaaaaaaatatattttagagatTTCACTCACAAGGAGCAATTCCAAGCATAATAGTTTGATTAAAATAAAGTGAAGGGCCTATATGCTTCTGTTACTAGAAAAATATATTACTAGGAAATATCAACAAGCCTAACTCTTAGACCTCTCAATATCAGTGCGTATATTAGATCAAAAAAGGAAACTACACTATAGAAACTTTAAATTTATCAATATGAACATAAGAACATGAATGACAATAGACTCCTACAAAATAACTCCCTTAATAAACTCACTTATAACAGATACTCCATATACAATATCATCGGTCTCATTTTCTCTAGTTGTTCGTACTCTGTAGATTCCACTGTCTGTCTTCTGCATGTTCTTCAGTGTTGGAGAGAACGTTTCAGTATTGAACTCCATTCCGTCCATATATGGACTGTAAGGTTTTATAACTCTAGGCTCCCTTGTAAAACGCACTATATTTTCTGCTTTACCCTTCATCCAGACCAGTGTATTAAACTGTGGCAGTTCATCAGTTGGTATATCCAGTGTAACAGAACCTCCTGTCAGCACAAACACAGAGTACTCCTCACTGGACACTGAGGAGGAGAAAAATGTACACGAGTTACAGCATgatttattccatacaatgagagtgaatggtgagagtcattctgccaaacatctccttttgtgttccacagaagaaagtcatacagttttggaacaacatcaagggttggtaaatgatgacagaatatcaaTTTTTAGGTGAGCTATCCATTTAAAAGATAAAGTTTAACCAGTTTAAAATCTTCTTTGCAATTTAGTTTACTTTTGTTACTTGGACGTCTGTCTTTGCTAGATAAATTCAATCTTACATGAAAATAAAGTTGTGAAACATCTAAATTTCAAGCAATTGCAACAGAAATTTCACTCAGACCTAAACAATAATGCTGCCACACAAGACTGCTTTGAATCTACGGCTATGGAAAAGTATTTTGAGGATCCAAAAATctaaacacataaaacatttaaGATTACATGTTTTATAATCCGAGTTTCTTCAGTTCTTCTCAACTAAAAATTGAGAATGTTCATTGGACAGaaatttattgtacatttataaaaatggaaaattcatatatttgcacatacagtatattgtttttaattatcaTGCTAAAATCTTGATGAATCTATTACTATATAGGCCTACTGACATTCAAATTACTAATCTGCGATTTTGCAGCAAACATACAGTCAATTCTAAGTCAACAGGACATGTTACCACTATAGAAGACCACAAGAGTAATGAAGATTATGACATGGTCAGTGAATGCCATTATAACAAACAGAATGAGAGGAACAGTCTTTGTCTCTGTCGTGACTTGAGATGGGAAACGGAAGCTGAGCTTATTTCAGTTCTCTCCGGAATGCTTTCAAATCCACCCACCAACAAATCCATCTTTTTATATACTGTAGTGGTTTTGACAATAGGCTACattttgtttcaaagcagcttcgaAGAACATATTGCATTGATATCTTAAGAGCTTTTTGGTTTGATAAACTGATGCCAGAAGGGGGCGGGGGGCCccttctaaatatatatatatatatcttacagTTGTCTTCATGTCTATTCATCTAGTTTTTGTTTTCAGTTCCTCTAGTTTTGTCAAATGAAATAATATTGGACATGTTGTTTAGAATGGACAATTCAATTAAATATGCCTAGGCATCTCTGAATGATTTTATCAGGTTAAAAACTCTTCACTTGTACTGAAAGAACAAGAGCACAATCATAGTtacctacagtatatacagtgctgtaaaaaagtatttttcatactaaattgttttagatcttcaaatacgatataacataaaacaaagggaacctgagtaaacacaaaatacagttttaaaatatatttattttttattgaagcaaaaaagttatccaacacctatatcactcatgtgaaaaacaaactgccccattaaacttaatagctggttgtgccactttTAGCAACAACATCTTCagccaaacgcttccgataactggagatcaatctttcacaatgctgtggtggaattttggcccactcttctttgcagaactgctttagttcagccacattggagggttttcaaacatgaactgcccatttaaggtcctgccacagcatctcaatcatgttcaagtcaggactttgactaggccactccaaaattataattttgcttcttttgagccattcagaggtggacttactcctatgctttggatcattgtctgctGCATAATTCTTTTTgtagaattctgtgtttgatttatggtAGATgaaacgggacccctgtcttccaaacagttccaatTTCGACTCATcaatccacagaacattctcccaaaaggtttgaggatcatcaaagtgtgttttggcaaaattcagatgagccttaatgttcttctgggttaatattggttttcgcctcaccactcttccatggatgctaTTTTTTTGGCCAGTatttttctgatagtggagtcatgaacagtgacatttattgatgcgagagatgcctgcagttccttggatgttgcccttggcttttttgtgacttcctggatgagtcgtcactgtgctcttggaggaattttggaagtttggccacttctgggaaggttcactactgtgccaagttttctccatttggagataatggctctcactgtggttctttgcaGGGTTAGGGTTCTttccagagcctttgaaatagctttgtaacccttcccagactgaaatacatcagtcacctttttcctcatcatttctggaatttcttgcACCCTTGGCAtattgtgctactgggtgagaccttttagccaacttgctgctgaaaaagttgtaTTTAGGTGTAGTttcagtaatcaggcctgggtgtgtctagtccagctgaaccccattatgaatgcagtttcatagatatggggatttagtaactaaggggaaaatactttttcacacaagcccagttggtattggataactttttttgcatcaaataacattatcatttaaaaactgtattttgcgtttactcagattgcctttgttttatgttagattttgttttaatttttgaaacaatttagtatatgGAGATATacccaaaaacagaagaaatcaggatggggcaaatactttttcacagcactgtatattatgcttaaagagatagttcacccaaaaatgaaaatgctctcatcatttgttcaccctcatgccatcccagatgtttatgacaaagatttttgggtgaactatccctttaatgcatttcACCCATGCTCTCTACCTTTGTCCCTAGACTTGGTAGTAAACAAATCTTtcagaccatttcaagaatgaaGAGACCTCTTgaaaatagaataaaacaaagataCAGTGAAAACAGTTTTAAGGAGAGAACAATTAGCAACTGGACCAATAAGACCCATTATTATTCAATTTGATAAAGTACACAGCAGCACAGCTATAAAGGGTGGTATCAGCATAGGCAATGAACGCTTACAGCATGTGTCAATAGCCTATGTGAAGCAATGAACTGTGGGGACCTTATTGGTTTCCTGCCATCGTTCTTTAGAACGCACAGTCTTCACTTAGCAGTGAAGACTTTTACTTGTGCAGACCAATATCAAAGTGCACAAACATGACCTCTACAGATGACGTTTACAGTATAGGAGTCATTAATGAACCAGACATCAGTCGGGACAGGAGCCTCCACTGCATCTGAAACTCACTTGCATTTAAACACAGCAGCACACACTTACAGTCAAGCCAATGAAGGAAGACAAATTTGTACAAACACCTAAACAGTCTCTTTACACTTTATACATTAAAAGTTCCCAAAGTTATTGCTCAGATacttttaataatgtttaataagaCATACTTGGACAGAAATTATTTTGATATGCTTTCTTTATTTActatttcttttatcacaaagAAAGTCTTTGAAATGCAGACTAGTGTGTGTTTGGTATAGAAACTGTACACAAAAGCAAGGCACTATACTGTACATCACCTCCACACCTCATCACCTCCACAACCATCAGCCATACGCAGAAAGAACACAGAAAAAACACAGACGTAGCATGTAAACTCCTCTTGAATCATAACAAGAATATTCTAAGACATATGACATCACACATGATTTGTAATTGTTTGTTTCCTAcgaatttatacattttaaataatgcagCAGACTTCTCAAACATAGACACACATTACAACAAAACCTTAGCGCAGATTAGAGCAATGCACCCCCAGACAGAGGCACTCAACGAAGGGCATCCTGAATGGGGAGGTGAACAAGATAATCAGTAATTACAGGTGCTGTTTCAGATGTAACAAGCACGTAATCCTCACAGATTGCACGTTATAAATCCTGACATGCGCATAAACGTGATGAGGAGACAAACCCACATAGACACACATCACCTCCACGGACTTAATAAATACATCAAAAGTGGACACCACAGCAGGTGCATCTGTAGATCCTAAAGTGACCTTTGACCTGACCGTTTACCCTGTTCTCAAGTGCACAACTACCTCCCTTAACCAAAAGAGGTCAGACTGCTGAGGTGACCGCAGAACTGGTGGCCATGGTGGAAATGGATAATTGTCATCATGACAGCTTTTTGTCAGGTTTCTAAAAGAGTCCTTTGGCTTTTTTCAGGTTCACTTGCTTCCATCCAGGCAAAGCGTCAAACTCTTCTCTCTTGATGTCTAACACACTCTGAGAACACAGAAAAATCTAACTGAGAGAAGGGAGacacaaatgtacaaatatgtactaatattcatatatatggaACACATTCAGCTTCAAAAAAGGGGCGAGGGAAAAGGGTTGCAGTAACACTGTGGCCTAATTAGGTGTGATTAGAAGCATCTAAAGTCAAGTCgttttgaaaatgaaacaaagTGTGAAGTGACAAATTCACAGCcagtcagaacatatttgatgtttaatatatccCTACGTAAAGCAAGATTTTGAACCAATTAGATTTCATTGTGGGCAGGGCTCCAAAAATGTACAATCATACAAACATTGATGTACATATGCTGAAGGTCACCTCAGTGTCCTGTACTGTTCATCCCTAGTAGTATACTGTTAGTCTCTAACAGAATCTGTACTGTTAATCTTTAGTAGTATCTGTACTGTTCTTTCCTAATATAAGCAGCTGTACTATTTGACCTTCATAGTACACTGTTCTTCCCTAGTAGTGGCTGTTCTGTTCATCCCTGTAAGTAGCTTTAATGTTTGTCCCGCTCAtctctattagaatttgtacCATCGTTCCTAGTAGTATCTTTGCTGTTCATTTGTTGTAGTAGCAGCTGTACTGTTTGTCCCTACTAGCAGCTCTACTGTATGTCCCTAATAGTACCTGTACTGTTCGTCTCTATTAGTATTTGTACTGTCATCCCAAGTAATATCTGTACTGTTTGTCTGTAGTAATAGCAGCTGTACTGTTCATCCCTAGTAGTAGCTGTACGGTTTGTCCCTTGTAATATCTGTACTGTTCGTCCCTAGTAGTATCTGTACTGTTTGTCTGTAGTAAGAGCAGCTGTACTGTTCACCCCTAGTACTGTAGTTGCTGTACTGTTCGTCCCTAGTTGCATCTGTACCATTTGTCCCTTATAATATCTATACTGCCTGTCTCTAATAGTATCGGTACTGTTGTCCCTTGATAGTATCTGTACTGTTCGTCTGTAGTAGTAGCAGCAGCTCTACTGTTTGTCCCTAGTAGTATCTGTACTGTTTGTCCGTAGTAGGAGCAGCTGTACTGTTCATCCCTAGTAGTATCTGTACTATTGGTCCCTTGCAATATCTGTACTGTATTAGTGGCAGCTTTACTTTTTGTCCCTAGTAGTATATGTACTGGTCGTACTAGTAGTATCAGTATTGTACATCACTAATAGTATCTGTACTGTTCATCCCCATTATCTGTACTGTTCATCCTTTGTAATATCTGTACTGTTCGTCTCTAGAAGTAGCTGTACTCTTCGTCCCAAGAAGCATCTGTACTGTTCACTAGGGGTGCACCGATTGATCGGCCACTGATCTAAATCAGCCGAGCTTCGTCTTAAGTCTGTGATCGGCAatcggccgatcgtgcctagaatcagggccgatcttttttgcagcacgcatggaatcacacatacactgccactctaatgaatgagagctttctcagcccttgatgcatgacagtgtggcctctggagaGTGAaatgttggcaattctaagtattcacaaatttaaacttccagacatgctgttattcagatgaatatgcaggtttgtttttaaaaatgtgtaagaatgacacgtgtatgaatattaagttgcccattttcagAGTCATTACAGTAgcaattctgactcgctgcactgtgagcacggagatgataaagagactgcaaacgggtataaaaactaattaaacaacaaataaacatgcatatacaaatatgagtatacgtgatgtaacgtgagtcgtgacaatcagatcATGAGcgctttcagcttcactcccttcaatatgctcactcgcgGTGCCAATAAACATGCACTCtgtccaggtgctctcaatatctcatcagtcactcatattctttgaggatcccaatttaaatcagattaatgttggtcacattaccactaatcacagcaattacattatAACCATAACGGCACCAcgtcttcatgcatttgcttaataaatAGTGATTTGTGTAAACAAaacatagatattaatgatttctcactggagcagtttgtaCAGATGCAACAAACACTGGaggagcttgtaatggatatatttttgaatgtatctctgctgtgtgtgatgctctcatagtttttactgcttaccagtatgacacaatgaccttttgatattgacaacagaactattcataactgtttcaaaacaaataaatgttagcaattcacaattaatgtaattgtaatgtaattttggtaactttataaaacgattccattcgttaacattagttaatgcattaggtatcatgaacaaaaaatgaacattttttacaGCCTTCATTGTAATGTTAGttgataaaattacaattgttcattgttagttcatgttagttcatagtgcattaactaatattatctaatacaacttttgattttaaaaatgtaatttgtatatgttgtaactaacattaagttaattaaaaaaaaaattatatcggtatcggccgatcttagtgttaaaattataataataaataaatatatcggagatcgtatcggcctcaaattttctgatcggtgcaccactactgTTCACCCCTAATGGTATCTGTACTGTAAGTCTCCAGTAGTAACGGTACTGCTCTTGTCATTTCTGTACTGTTCGTCTCTAGTGGTTCCTGTACTGTTCATTTCTCATAGTATCTGTACTGTTCATCTCTTGTTTTATCTGTTCTTTTCGTCCCTAGTTGTATCTGTACTGCTCATCTCTAATAGTATTGGACCTGTTCATCCCTTTTAATATCTGTACTATTTGTCCCTAGTAGTGACGGAACTGTTCACCTCTTGCTGTTGCTCATGTCGCCCCTTAATTtgccaactctcattgaaaatgaataaccTTGGATTGCTTTATCACTGTAGATCACGGTCAATGTGAATGTGTATCTGAACACGTAAGAAATGTCCAAGGAACATACAATTATTACTTTGCTTTAATGTATCACACCTAGTTAGGACACATTGCGACAAGTTCTCAGAAATGTGAAAAgtactgctggaaaaaaaaaaacagcatttgaaATCTATGTGATATattttcatattctgtttatgtgtgcatgcatgtgtgtattAGTTTAGGTGTCAAAGAGCTCCCCAggtttcagctgaagaaagattGGACAAGAGAAGTTGTCCAAAGTAAGGAAGACAAAAGAAGGAAACGAAGCATAAAACAAGTGAGGCAGTCAGTGAATGGTGCTCAAGTAGTCACCATAGAAACAATCTATCCCTGTGACATCGGTCGATGTCAGAACAAAAACACTTACCTACACGGAATTCCCTAAAGCCCAGCCTAGAGTCAGAATGGCAAAACATCAAATTCTCAGAAGCAGTCATTTAATATGAAAAGATCTACATATACATTTAGGCATTtggaagacacttttatccaaagcaacttaagaGTGCATTCAAGGCACATTTTTATCAGTCCATGCATtccttgggaatcaaacccatgactttgtCATTGCTTGTGCTCTACCGGGAGTGTGTGGCTTACCTCAAAGTCTTCCTCTGACAGGTACACCTCGAGTCGCAGGGGGTCGACCCCATGGGGAAGGGGGCGAGTTTGCAGTGTTGCGAGAGGATAAATGCTCTGACTGAGTCGAGCCAAAACATCCTCCACTAGAATTATCTGATTACACACCTCTGCCTCctgcacacaacacaaacacaaactgaaTATGTTAATGtcagtaatattccaggttcaattccagttaagctcaatcgacagcatttgtggcataatgttgattaccacaaaaattaatttcttaaaacaaaaaaaaaataatcatcataTTTACACGCACATattgccttgtggctatacttttgaaaaagtgcgtattttaacgttcagaaattagtccccattcacttccattgtaagtgcctcactgtcacctctaTTTTTGctgccgctttaaaaaaaaagaaaaaaaaaaaaaggagggatgagtcaaaattaatttatgtggtaatcaatattatgctataaatgctgtcgattaagcttaaattgtattgaacccagaatattcctttaagacaaaccTGTGTAGAAACACAATGCTTTAGCATTtttaacacttttgttttttttagcacacACTGACTGTATACGTAGGCAACTAACAAATTTGACAATtacaaaaatacatagcacacacaaaatatttggtcaaattgttttttaattatataaccTATTGAGTACTGATagaaaataaaaccaataaaatatagTAAAATTTAAAATGGACATTTACACTAACCCAACTATCTTGGATGAAAAATGTCACTTTTGGTCACAATGCATTCCCGAATCTCCTGACCCAATAAAGATACATGCAATGCATACTTTTGCTGTCTACTGTATGGAACAGCCTTCACATCCATAGCGTGCCTATGATGACTAAAATGCTGTCTATGAAGACATCTTACAGACTATTTGTCTCTATGAAGTATGAGAGAGAAGTCTCACCCTCTCTGTGATTTCAGCGATATCCTCTCTGTGCTCCCAGCTGGGGAACATGTTTGTAAAGGTCAGAGGCTCCAGTCCAGCATGGATCAGATATGACTTCTGAGGCTTCTTCTCGTTCTTTTCTGCTAGATGAAGAGAAGCATCCATTATCAGTCTCTAAGAGGTCTGATAGAGTTCTGTAATTTTCTGTTGAATAATGTCTGGTGTGTACTTTCTACTATGCTGGAAAACCTCACTCAAACAATTATTGGCTAATAAAGCTGTCAACCACCTCTGCAGTACTGCAGCACGGTTTCCATGGCACACTTTCTGTCGGAGTCCCAGCGGATGCGGGCAGAACCGGTACTCTCTGTATCCTGTGGCCACCAGCCTTGCCACAGGTAAACTTCATGATAGTTATCCACCAGGAACAGAGCtagaaagggaaagagagagagaagtgacaagCATGCATCATTATAGTTCATTGTTTCATGTTTTCTGAGAGAATAAGTGTCATTCTGTTTACCTGGTTGAGCGGCAGCGTACAGGTCTTCTTGTAGAAATGGCAGGGAACAAACCAGGTTTAGAGCTCTGGAGGGGTTGTAAAACTCCTGCGCTACAAATTCACCTGAAGAACTACTCAGTTGAAACAGGCGTGGGGTGAAGTTGAACTTGCCAGGGTCTagaaaaaggagagagaaaaacaaatatgGAAAGGGagatttaaaggtatagttcacccaaaaattacaattcactcatttattcaccctcatgccataccagatgtgtatgactttctttcttctgctgaacaaagatttttagaagaatatttcagctttgtaggctcatacaatgcaagtgaatgggtgccaacattttgaagctccaaaagtaatccatatgactccagtggttaaacccatatcttctgaagtgttaTGATAGATGTGGATTTTTTCCACAggatagtccttttttactatcactctccactttcatattcttatttttttttggtgaatcgcatttttttttttttcacccaatttggaatgcccaattcccagtgcgcttttaagtcctcatggtcgcgtagtgattcgcctcaatccgggtggcggaggatgaatcccagttgcctccgcatctgagaccatcaactcgcgcatcttatcacgtggctcgttgagcgcgttgccacggagacatgagcgtgtggaggcttcacgccatccaccacggcatctgcgctcaactaaccacgcgccccaccgagaacgaaccacattatagcgaccacgaggaggttaccccatgtgacgctacactccctagcaaccgggccaatttgctagcgaactccaggggtggtagccagcgtcttttaccactgagctatccaggccccctggcgattcgcattcttcgtacatatcgccacctactgggctgggaggagaatttatgataaaaatggacttaaatatttatctgtttctcacccacgcctatcacagcacttcagaagaaatggatttaaccatttgagtcttggattacttttatgctgcctttatgtggtttttggagcttaaaattttgccacccattcacttgcattgtacagacc from Myxocyprinus asiaticus isolate MX2 ecotype Aquarium Trade chromosome 5, UBuf_Myxa_2, whole genome shotgun sequence harbors:
- the LOC127441221 gene encoding uncharacterized protein LOC127441221, which codes for MAFTDHVIIFITLVVFYSVTLIVWNKSCCNSCTFFSSSVSSEEYSVFVLTGGSVTLDIPTDELPQFNTLVWMKGKAENIVRFTREPRVIKPYSPYMDGMEFNTETFSPTLKNMQKTDSGIYRVRTTRENETDDIVYGVSVINAVESPVLTVVSNWSSIDFCTVIVTCRGQDLTLSSTYQIDSCSRVEMASSRIITLILHFTEYSIICNHSNPVSWKSETKILNNSVPFIKVNACPILTNAHTYFGD